In Salana multivorans, a single genomic region encodes these proteins:
- a CDS encoding HNH endonuclease, with protein MAPRATDPGSGRRSFWSCFTREFSNPLGNLYGDVVGEHYDYDSRVPNSRQVAEGDVLVLRDERAVYGWGVVERVESWAEKKNAGACPRCELTSRWTERLTRLPRYRCSNCGEEFDEPVPVTVPVTMFEAHYGSSWTTFAAQAPVRGLKDVYASADQQNAIRRLDPVSAVPYIDLHQGVATGIAVEIGEPGEWSRHGGFAETRTRVRRFQDQFRDRLLTRYGEVCAVTGVQPREALDAAHLYSYATRPVHEANGGLLLRKDVHGLFDAMLLTIDPDSLQSQVAPPLVERYPGLGWLDGRALTVPRDRLPRLELLDAHADASRERWASKALRDDLAGRSLVVR; from the coding sequence ATGGCTCCGCGAGCGACCGACCCCGGCTCCGGTCGCCGGTCGTTCTGGAGCTGCTTCACGCGTGAGTTCAGCAACCCGCTTGGGAATCTCTACGGGGACGTCGTCGGCGAGCACTACGACTACGACTCGCGGGTTCCCAACTCGCGGCAGGTGGCCGAGGGGGACGTCCTCGTGCTGAGGGACGAACGCGCCGTCTACGGGTGGGGCGTCGTGGAGCGTGTGGAGTCGTGGGCCGAGAAGAAGAACGCCGGAGCGTGCCCGCGATGCGAACTTACCTCCCGATGGACGGAGCGGCTGACGCGGCTCCCGCGCTACCGCTGTTCCAACTGCGGCGAGGAGTTTGACGAGCCGGTCCCGGTGACCGTGCCGGTCACCATGTTCGAGGCGCACTACGGATCGAGCTGGACGACGTTTGCGGCGCAGGCGCCGGTCCGTGGCTTGAAGGACGTCTATGCCTCCGCCGATCAGCAGAACGCGATCCGACGGCTCGATCCAGTTTCGGCGGTGCCCTACATCGACCTGCACCAGGGCGTGGCGACGGGGATTGCCGTTGAGATCGGCGAGCCCGGGGAGTGGAGCAGGCACGGCGGGTTCGCCGAGACGCGCACACGGGTCCGTCGGTTCCAGGACCAGTTCCGCGACAGACTGCTGACCCGGTACGGCGAGGTGTGCGCTGTCACGGGAGTGCAGCCGCGGGAGGCGCTCGACGCCGCGCACCTCTACTCTTACGCGACGCGGCCCGTGCATGAGGCGAACGGTGGCCTGCTCTTGCGTAAGGACGTGCACGGGCTGTTCGACGCCATGCTCCTGACGATCGATCCGGACTCGCTGCAGAGCCAGGTCGCACCACCGTTGGTCGAGAGGTACCCGGGCCTGGGCTGGCTGGACGGGCGAGCGCTTACCGTTCCGCGCGACCGACTGCCGCGGCTCGAACTGCTCGATGCCCACGCGGACGCCTCGCGCGAACGCTGGGCGTCCAAGGCGCTACGGGACGACCTGGCCGGTCGATCGCTGGTCGTGCGGTAG
- a CDS encoding DNA polymerase III subunit gamma and tau gives MTTALYRRYRPDSFADVIGQEHVTDPLRAALRSDRATHAYLFSGPRGCGKTTSARILARCLNCAQGPTDTPCGVCESCVELATGGPGSLDVVEIDAASHGGVDDARDLRERAVFAPARDRYKVFIIDEAHMVTPQGFNALLKLVEEPPAHVKFVFATTEPDKVIGTIRSRTHHYPFRLVPPATLTDYLAGLCTQEGIEVDAGVLPLVVRAGGGSVRDSLSVLDQLLAGAEDGRVPYALAAALLGFTPSSLLDDVVSALAAGDGAGVFRVVENVVESGQDPRRFVEDLLDRLRDLIVIAASGEAADAVLRALPADELERMRPQARALGPQRLSALADLVNTGLTEMVGATSPRLQLELVLTRGLVTLGAFGAPAPAVSVPSASVPSASVPSAPAPVASPASDHDDDAGRAGGAGPRRPAQEGRRPEPGRPGAPAAEEPSSAAASGDRRDAGRAEPPASERPGAPAPSRQGAGRPDDDGSRGRSTRSAPAPGAPAPATDDPAVASTPAAPAPSAPTQGAASAASTQDPAPATPPAAATPTADPAAGLDGTELRRRWPEVLDLVGTFSRVAWMTVRDNAQVAGISGDTLTLRFDHPGPANAFTGSGGPDHVARAVYETVGARLAVVVDVGGPGGGPGGGPGGGPDAGGPSGSAGAGATGGGRGPGGGSAATRPAARPADRDGDPRAEATATAGEDEPASARPASVASPAASDDLDRSPTVAAVAAVEETAPAAPRVEPRSEAVARALADWEGTPLPPRAEPEADQASGARSDAPTRGAAAGAGPSRAARPQPRDDDRGDAHSTAQRRDEDDIPLPPEPSFDHEPPAPWEESDPFEPTTGAARGGSAASGAGAGVPAAARGGQDATAAGTPGRPAGPGGPGAGAGRVGAQRSATAPAAGGAAGDQVGAGSAASTGGAGGQLPPVIDLAARQRARVDHATDHRTSERTGGTPSAGPEPWEDDDALDAEIAGSVDVAAGGAMMGVALVAKMLGGVVIDEIVDNPADGRMGT, from the coding sequence GTGACCACAGCCCTGTACCGCCGGTACCGTCCGGACTCCTTCGCCGACGTCATCGGCCAGGAGCACGTGACCGATCCGCTGCGGGCTGCGCTCCGCTCCGATCGCGCCACGCACGCCTATCTCTTCTCCGGCCCCCGCGGTTGCGGCAAGACGACCTCGGCCCGCATCCTCGCCCGCTGCCTCAACTGCGCCCAGGGTCCGACCGACACCCCCTGCGGCGTCTGCGAGAGCTGCGTCGAGCTCGCGACGGGCGGCCCGGGCAGCCTCGACGTCGTCGAGATCGACGCGGCGAGCCACGGCGGCGTCGACGACGCGCGCGACCTGCGCGAGCGCGCCGTGTTCGCGCCCGCGCGCGACCGGTACAAGGTCTTCATCATCGACGAGGCCCACATGGTCACGCCGCAGGGTTTCAACGCCCTGCTCAAGCTCGTCGAGGAGCCGCCGGCCCACGTGAAGTTCGTCTTCGCGACCACCGAGCCGGACAAGGTGATCGGCACCATCCGCTCGCGCACGCACCACTACCCCTTCCGCCTCGTCCCGCCGGCCACCCTCACCGACTACCTCGCCGGTCTGTGCACGCAGGAGGGCATCGAGGTCGACGCGGGGGTGCTGCCGCTCGTCGTGCGCGCCGGGGGAGGGTCGGTCCGCGACTCCCTGTCCGTGCTCGACCAGCTCCTCGCCGGTGCCGAGGACGGACGCGTCCCCTACGCCCTCGCCGCGGCGCTGCTCGGATTCACGCCGTCCTCGCTGCTCGACGACGTCGTCTCGGCCCTCGCGGCGGGTGACGGCGCCGGGGTCTTCCGCGTGGTCGAGAACGTGGTCGAGTCGGGGCAGGACCCGCGCCGGTTCGTCGAGGACCTGCTCGACCGGCTGCGCGATCTCATCGTCATCGCCGCCAGCGGCGAGGCCGCCGACGCCGTGCTCCGCGCCCTGCCGGCGGACGAGCTGGAGCGCATGCGTCCGCAGGCCCGCGCCCTCGGGCCGCAGCGGCTGTCCGCGCTCGCCGACCTCGTCAACACCGGTCTCACCGAGATGGTCGGCGCGACCTCGCCGCGCCTCCAGCTCGAGCTGGTCCTGACGCGCGGTCTCGTCACGCTCGGGGCCTTCGGCGCCCCGGCGCCCGCCGTGTCCGTGCCGAGCGCGTCCGTGCCGAGCGCGTCTGTGCCGAGCGCGCCGGCGCCGGTCGCGTCGCCGGCTTCCGATCATGACGACGACGCGGGGCGCGCGGGCGGTGCCGGTCCCCGCCGGCCGGCGCAGGAGGGCCGGCGGCCGGAGCCCGGTCGCCCCGGTGCGCCCGCTGCCGAGGAGCCGTCGAGCGCGGCGGCATCCGGAGACCGGCGCGACGCCGGTCGCGCGGAGCCGCCCGCGTCGGAGCGACCCGGGGCACCGGCTCCCTCGCGGCAAGGTGCCGGCCGGCCGGACGACGACGGATCCCGTGGCCGGTCCACGCGGAGCGCGCCGGCCCCCGGCGCACCCGCGCCAGCCACGGACGACCCGGCCGTCGCGTCGACTCCGGCCGCTCCCGCCCCGTCCGCCCCGACGCAGGGGGCGGCCTCGGCTGCCTCGACCCAGGATCCGGCGCCGGCCACGCCGCCCGCGGCGGCGACCCCGACGGCCGACCCCGCGGCCGGTCTCGACGGCACCGAGCTGCGACGTCGCTGGCCCGAGGTCCTCGACCTCGTCGGCACGTTCAGCCGCGTCGCCTGGATGACGGTGCGGGACAACGCCCAGGTGGCCGGCATCTCGGGGGACACCCTCACGCTGCGGTTCGACCACCCCGGTCCGGCGAACGCCTTCACGGGCAGCGGCGGTCCCGACCATGTCGCCCGTGCCGTCTACGAGACGGTCGGTGCGCGGCTCGCGGTCGTCGTCGACGTCGGTGGCCCGGGTGGCGGACCAGGCGGTGGCCCGGGTGGCGGGCCAGACGCCGGCGGGCCGAGCGGCTCCGCCGGGGCCGGCGCGACCGGTGGAGGTCGGGGGCCGGGAGGCGGCTCGGCCGCGACCCGTCCCGCCGCGCGACCCGCCGATCGCGACGGCGACCCCCGGGCCGAGGCGACCGCGACCGCGGGGGAGGACGAACCGGCCTCCGCGCGGCCTGCCTCCGTGGCGTCCCCGGCCGCGTCCGACGACCTCGATCGTTCCCCGACGGTTGCGGCGGTCGCGGCGGTGGAGGAGACCGCGCCCGCGGCGCCGCGCGTCGAGCCCCGCTCGGAGGCGGTGGCGCGCGCGCTCGCCGACTGGGAGGGCACGCCGCTGCCGCCGCGGGCAGAGCCCGAGGCCGACCAGGCGAGCGGAGCGCGGAGCGACGCACCGACCCGCGGGGCCGCGGCTGGAGCCGGGCCGTCCCGAGCCGCCCGTCCCCAGCCCCGCGACGACGATCGCGGTGACGCTCATTCGACGGCTCAGCGCCGGGACGAGGACGACATCCCGCTCCCGCCGGAGCCGTCGTTCGACCACGAGCCCCCCGCGCCCTGGGAGGAATCCGACCCGTTCGAGCCCACGACGGGTGCCGCGCGCGGTGGGTCTGCCGCGAGCGGCGCCGGGGCCGGCGTCCCCGCGGCCGCCCGCGGCGGGCAGGATGCGACGGCGGCCGGTACGCCGGGTCGTCCGGCTGGTCCCGGCGGACCGGGGGCTGGCGCCGGTCGCGTCGGCGCCCAGCGGTCCGCGACCGCTCCCGCGGCGGGAGGTGCCGCCGGCGATCAGGTGGGTGCAGGCTCCGCTGCGTCCACCGGTGGTGCGGGCGGTCAGCTTCCGCCCGTCATCGACCTCGCGGCCCGGCAGCGGGCCCGCGTCGACCACGCCACCGACCACCGGACGTCGGAGCGCACCGGTGGCACCCCCTCGGCCGGGCCGGAGCCGTGGGAGGACGACGACGCGCTGGACGCCGAGATCGCGGGCTCCGTCGACGTCGCGGCCGGAGGCGCCATGATGGGCGTCGCGCTCGTCGCGAAGATGCTCGGCGGCGTCGTGATCGACGAGATCGTCGACAACCCCGCCGACGGGAGGATGGGCACGTGA
- a CDS encoding HepT-like ribonuclease domain-containing protein encodes MRPETPAHLWDAREAARKAQALGNGTDQDYLDDWVKQSAAERQLEIIEEALVRVRRDDPATFRRVPDARPIVGTRNVIAHQYDVVDHVRVLALLRNDLPALIAVLDELLADATE; translated from the coding sequence ATGCGGCCTGAGACCCCCGCTCACCTCTGGGACGCACGCGAAGCCGCCCGGAAGGCACAGGCGCTCGGCAACGGCACCGACCAGGACTACCTCGACGACTGGGTCAAGCAGTCGGCGGCCGAACGGCAGCTGGAGATCATCGAGGAGGCCCTCGTCCGGGTTCGGCGCGACGATCCAGCAACGTTTCGCCGCGTCCCCGACGCGCGGCCGATCGTCGGCACCAGGAACGTGATCGCCCACCAGTACGACGTCGTCGACCACGTGCGTGTCCTCGCGCTGCTGCGGAACGACCTCCCAGCACTCATCGCGGTGCTGGACGAGCTCCTCGCCGACGCGACCGAGTAG
- a CDS encoding macro domain-containing protein has translation MTRLTAVLGDLTHQRVDVVVNAASNRMRGGGGVDGAIHRAGGPAILRDCIARFPDGIATGDAGWTTAGNLPARWVVHTVGPNYAAGQRDPSLLRSCYRRSLAVADSLGATTVAFPLISSGIFAWPLADAIEIAVDTIAATPATVDHVMIVTIDDATHRRVHAQILRRCPPSTEAGSVGALLDDPPTP, from the coding sequence ATGACTCGACTCACCGCGGTCCTCGGAGACCTCACGCATCAGAGGGTCGACGTCGTCGTCAACGCCGCGAGCAACCGCATGCGGGGAGGTGGCGGCGTCGACGGCGCGATCCACCGAGCCGGCGGCCCCGCCATCCTGCGCGACTGCATCGCCCGGTTCCCGGACGGCATCGCGACGGGTGACGCGGGCTGGACCACCGCCGGCAATCTCCCCGCACGCTGGGTCGTCCACACCGTCGGCCCGAACTACGCGGCCGGACAACGGGACCCCTCCCTCCTGCGGTCCTGCTATCGCCGCTCGCTCGCCGTGGCCGACTCGCTCGGGGCCACCACCGTCGCCTTCCCGCTCATCAGCTCCGGGATCTTCGCCTGGCCGCTCGCCGACGCGATCGAGATCGCCGTCGACACCATCGCGGCCACGCCGGCCACCGTCGACCACGTGATGATCGTGACGATCGACGACGCCACGCACCGCCGCGTCCACGCTCAGATCCTCCGCCGCTGCCCACCGTCGACGGAGGCCGGATCGGTCGGTGCCCTGCTCGACGACCCGCCGACCCCGTGA
- a CDS encoding ABC transporter permease, which yields MTQLPPLPPSAPEPSPAGPPAGPPADVGAPTTTLAGQPASSSVPPPVPRSGRPTWWGIRTVAVLEARQRLRSTRWKVALGVWAAIVGVVTLGIVMTIGEMGGADETAGRISFGLVLLFVLMLGLLVAPTLSATSINGDRTTGTLAVLQATTLSAWDIVLGKLAAAWVSALAFLAVSTPFLLWAFALGGTPIAGALLGVIMVAFVLLVVCAIALAMSALVARTSGSAVLTYLTVALLSIGTPIAFGLTSSFVSSGYEDVRVYGYANPGDDVCTWHEESRWVTHTEHTAWMLVPNPFTIVADAGVLGMPSSGSSMGDDPMSVISYAVRMTLAGGVGDVNECWSDDMPWTRDAHPVPYWPWGVGVYVLMGAGATWFAARRLAIPARTLPKGTRIA from the coding sequence ATGACCCAGCTCCCTCCCCTCCCGCCGTCGGCTCCCGAGCCGTCACCCGCCGGACCACCCGCCGGACCGCCCGCGGACGTCGGCGCGCCGACGACGACGCTGGCCGGGCAGCCCGCGTCGTCGTCCGTCCCGCCACCCGTCCCGCGCAGCGGGCGCCCGACGTGGTGGGGCATCCGGACGGTGGCGGTGCTCGAGGCGCGGCAGCGGCTGCGCTCGACGCGGTGGAAGGTCGCGCTCGGCGTCTGGGCGGCGATCGTCGGCGTCGTGACGCTCGGGATCGTCATGACGATCGGCGAGATGGGCGGCGCCGACGAGACGGCCGGCCGGATCTCGTTCGGGCTCGTGCTGCTGTTCGTCCTCATGCTGGGCCTGCTGGTGGCGCCGACGCTGTCGGCCACGTCGATCAACGGCGACCGCACGACGGGAACGCTCGCCGTGCTCCAGGCCACGACGCTGTCCGCCTGGGACATCGTGCTCGGCAAGCTGGCGGCGGCATGGGTGTCGGCGCTGGCGTTCCTCGCGGTCTCGACGCCGTTCCTGCTCTGGGCGTTCGCCCTCGGCGGGACACCGATCGCCGGCGCGTTGCTCGGCGTGATCATGGTGGCGTTCGTGCTGCTCGTGGTGTGCGCGATCGCGCTGGCGATGTCGGCGCTGGTGGCGCGCACGTCCGGGTCGGCGGTCCTCACCTACCTCACGGTCGCGCTGCTCTCGATCGGGACGCCGATCGCGTTCGGGCTGACGTCGTCGTTCGTGTCGTCCGGGTACGAGGACGTGCGGGTCTACGGCTACGCGAACCCCGGCGACGACGTGTGCACCTGGCACGAGGAGTCCCGCTGGGTGACGCACACCGAGCACACGGCGTGGATGCTCGTGCCGAACCCGTTCACGATCGTCGCCGACGCCGGTGTGCTCGGGATGCCGAGCTCCGGCTCGTCGATGGGCGACGACCCGATGTCGGTGATCAGCTACGCCGTCCGGATGACGCTCGCGGGCGGCGTCGGGGACGTCAACGAGTGCTGGAGCGACGACATGCCGTGGACGCGGGACGCCCACCCGGTGCCGTACTGGCCATGGGGCGTCGGGGTCTACGTGCTCATGGGGGCGGGGGCGACGTGGTTCGCGGCGCGGCGCCTCGCGATCCCGGCGCGCACGCTCCCCAAGGGCACCCGTATCGCCTGA
- the recR gene encoding recombination mediator RecR, whose amino-acid sequence MSAGYGGVVADLIAELGRLPGVGPKSAQRIAFYILNSDPADVSRLANALLEVKAKVRFCEICGNVAEGERCRICEDPRRNETQLCVVEEPKDVVAIERTREFRGRYHVLGGAINPIDGIGPDDLRIRELMSRLASGVVTEVILATDPNVEGEATAAYLSRLLTSMDVAVTRLASGLPVGGDLEYADEVTLGRAFEGRVRLNA is encoded by the coding sequence GTGAGCGCTGGATACGGTGGCGTCGTCGCCGACCTCATCGCCGAGCTGGGTCGGCTGCCGGGCGTCGGCCCCAAGAGCGCCCAGCGGATCGCCTTCTACATCCTCAACTCCGACCCCGCGGACGTCTCCCGCCTCGCGAACGCGCTCCTCGAGGTCAAGGCCAAGGTGCGCTTCTGCGAGATCTGCGGGAACGTCGCCGAGGGCGAGCGATGCCGGATCTGTGAGGACCCGCGGCGCAACGAGACCCAGCTCTGCGTGGTCGAGGAGCCGAAGGACGTTGTCGCCATCGAGCGGACCCGGGAGTTCCGCGGGCGCTACCACGTGCTCGGCGGCGCCATCAACCCGATCGACGGCATCGGCCCCGACGACCTGCGGATCAGGGAGCTCATGTCGCGGCTGGCCTCCGGCGTCGTGACGGAGGTCATCCTCGCGACCGACCCGAACGTCGAGGGCGAGGCGACCGCCGCCTACCTGTCCCGGCTGCTCACCTCGATGGACGTGGCGGTGACGCGTCTGGCCTCGGGGCTGCCGGTCGGGGGCGACCTCGAGTACGCCGACGAGGTCACGCTCGGCCGCGCGTTCGAGGGTCGCGTCCGGCTCAACGCCTGA
- a CDS encoding nucleotidyltransferase family protein: MSNDVHAPFPAAIHLDLAAIARACERHHVARLSLFGSVLTDRFDPDRSDVDLLVEFAPNAERTFHALFALQDELEQIVGRPVDLVQARNLRNPYLIKSITSSARDLYAA, from the coding sequence ATGAGCAACGACGTCCACGCCCCGTTTCCTGCCGCCATCCACCTCGACCTCGCCGCGATCGCACGAGCCTGCGAGCGCCACCACGTCGCCCGTCTGAGCCTGTTCGGCTCGGTGCTCACCGACCGGTTCGACCCGGACCGGAGCGACGTCGACCTCCTCGTCGAGTTCGCACCGAACGCGGAGCGCACGTTCCACGCACTCTTCGCGCTGCAGGATGAGCTCGAGCAGATCGTTGGCCGCCCCGTCGACCTCGTCCAGGCCCGTAATCTCCGCAACCCCTACCTGATCAAGTCGATCACCAGCAGCGCGCGAGACCTGTATGCGGCCTGA